The region ATTGTAATAAGCTTCTGGATTTAACTCCGGGGATTTTCAGGTATCCTATATACATGTGATGTTATTGTTAGTTTGATGATTTTAGGTTTAATTGGCAAACGATGAAAATTCGGTTGTTTGATGATGATGAGGGAAAATTGAAGCCTGGAAGTAATCGATTTGATTATTGGTTTTATTTAGGGATTATGCTTTTGTATTTTGGTTAAGTCAACTTCATCAATTTGCTTGTTTGGCCTAATTCTGATATGAAAACTTGGGGATGGTGTTAAATGTCAATTTCTGTGATTAACGAATTACAGATACCCGGGTGACTCTGCTTCTTGATCTTTTCTGGAATGGATGAAGAGAGAGCTCGGGAAGATTATCAATTTGGTTCTGTTGATAAGCGTCTCCAAGAAATCGCCGATCAATCCTCTTCTGGTGAGGATACATTCCTCAGTCCAGATTCATCTTCAGGACGTATGAAGGCTGAATATATTGAACATCTTAATGACGTTTCTCCAGGAAACAGTTATGCTTCATCTCCAAAAGCAATCAATTATGGTTCATCTCCTCCAAAAGCAAACAATTATGCTTCATCCCCTCCAAAAGCAAACAATTATGGTTCATCATCTCCAAAAGGAGGAGACGTTTATGGTTCATCTTTAAAAGCAAACAATTATGGTTCATCATCTccaaaaccaaaccatcatgcTTCATCTCCAAAAGGAAACAATTATGCTTCTTCATCTTCAAAAGCAAACAATTATGGTTCATCTCCAAAAGGGAACAATCATGGATCATCTCCAAAAGCAAACAAAGGTGGTCCTGGTTCGTCTCCAAAAGCAAACAAGGATGGTTCAAATAAACCGCTTGATCAACCTGATTCAAAAGCTGGTCAAGTTGCTGCTCATATCGATAGGGAGAAGCCCTTTGAATCCGTTAAAGAAGCCGTTTCCATGTTCGGTGTGATTGTTGATTGGAAAGCTCACAGAGCTCAGACAAACGAGGTATATTCCATTCCATTCTTCACATTATGTTTTGTTTTACTCCCAAATCCTATTATTTTATGATGATACACCAAGTCTTGTTCTAATTTTAATATGTGTAAGTTATGTGTGTTAAATGATGCAGAGACGGATATACATCGAACAAGAACTGGAAAAGGCGCGTCAGGAAATTCCGGCGTTCAAGAAAAAATCTGAGGAAGCCGAAAAGGCAAAATATCAAGCATTAAGAGAACTCGATTGCACAAAAAGGCTGATAGAAGAACTGAAATTAAACCTAGAAAGAGCACAAACGGAAGAACGTCAAGCAAAACAAGATTCCGAACTCGCCCAACTCCGAGTCACAGAAATGGAACAAGGATACACCGACGAGTCATGCGTCGCCGCCAAGACCCAACTCGAAGTCGCCAAAGCCCGCCACCAAGCCGCCGCTGCAGACCTCATAAAAGCCAGAAATGACTTGTCAGAAATCCGTAGAGACTTCGCCGTTTTGATAACGGAACGAGACGCCGCCATTCAGAGAGCTCAGGAATCAGTGTCGGCGGCTAAAGAAGCCGAGAGATCCGTAGAGGATTTAACGATTCAACTCATAACAACAAAAGAAGCAATCGAATCCACACACGCTTCACATTTAGAAGCCGAAGAACACAGATACGCAGAAGCCATATTACATGACCAAGACGCCTTAAATTGGGACAAAGAATTCAAACGCTCAGAAGAAGAATTAGAAAAAGTCCAACAACAAATTGTATTAGCCAAAGATCTCAAAACAAAACTCGAAAGCTCTTCAGTTTTACTGTATAAGTTAAAAGAACAGTTAGCGGTTTACATGCAAGGGAATAATTCCCTGGGGGAATTAAATTCcgattccaattccaattccaattccgaTTCCAGTTTCACCCGTATCGATATCCAATCCGGTATAGCACTAGCCAAAAAGAACCTCGAAGAAGTCAACCAAAACATCGAGAAAACGAAAGAAGAAATCATGGATTTGAAAAATGCCACTGATTCATTAACCGCAGAACTAGAAACCGAAAAGGCGACTTTAACGCAAGTCCGGAAGCAAAAAGGGTTAGGGGCAGGGGCAGTTTCGTCTTTAGAATCCGAATTAAAACGAACAAGAACAGAACTCGAAGAAATTcgaaaaaaggaaaaagaaacccAGGAAAAGCTGACCGAACTCCCAAAACAACTCAAAAAGGTGACCGAAGACGCCGAACGCGCCAAATCGCTGACCGAAGGTGCTCGGAGGGTTTTGAAAAAAGCAAAAGAATCCACCGACCAAACGAAATCGGAAGCAAACACGATGTCAACAAAGCTCGCCGCTGCCCAAAAGGAAATCGAAGCTGCCCGAGCTGCGGAGAAGTTAGCGTTAGGCGCGATTAGCGCGCTTCAAGAAAGCGAATCTTCCCGCGCGCTTAAATTTGATGACCAAAAAGACGGTGTGACAATTACATTAGAAGAATATTATAGTTTAAGTAAAAAAGGACACGATGCGGAAGAGGCAGCGGATAAACGGGTGGCGGATGCCATGGCACAGATTGAGGAAGCTAAGGATTCCGAAATGCAAAGTTTGAATAAACTCACGCAATTGAATTCGGAATTGGCGTCCCGGAAAGAGGCTTTGAATGTGGCTTTGGAGAAGGCGGAATTGGCCAAGGAATCAAAGTTGAATATTGAAGAGGAGCTTAAGAAACGAAAGGGAGAAACCGAACAAAAAGCAAAAAAGGAGACAAGTCATGGCGGTTTTTTTCGCGGGTCGAAAGACAAAGACAAAGACAAGGACAAGGACAAGGACAAAGAGAACGGGAATCCGGATCCCAATTCTACTGCCGGTTCGACTTCCAATTTGAATTTGAAGTTGAATGTTAATATTGCTTCCTCTCTTAAATCGCGGTTTGGGGCAAAGAGAGGGGAAAATAAGGATAATAAAAgtaaagatagtaaaagtaaGGAAAGTAcatcagcaacaacaacaacaccagcAGACTCCAACTCCACCTCCACCGCCACCGCCACTGCCACCacaacctccaccaccacctctagCTCCATCAACCTATTCAAATGGGGTAAGGCAGAAagggaaaaaagaaaagaaaacaaggAGAATAAGGATAACAAGGACAACAAGGAAAATGCTGAAAGTACAACAGCAACAGACTCCAATACCAATACCAATACCAACACAAACTCTAACTCCAGCTCCATGAACCCATTCAAGTGGGGTAAAGGAGAAAATAAGGAAAATAAAAGCAAGGAAAACAAAGAGGGTAAAGAAGGTACAGAAGGTacagcagcagcaacaacaacagaATCCAATTCCAACTCCAACTCCATGAACCCATTCAAATGGGGTAAAGGGGAAAGTAAGgaaaataaaaacaaagaaaGCAAAGAGGGTAAGGAAGGCAAGGAAGGTGCGGAAAGCAcatcaacaacagcaacaacgGAATCCAATTCCAACTCCAACTCCATGAACCCATTCAAATGGGGCAAGGGGGAAAGTAAGGAAAATAAAAACAAAGAGAGTAAGGAGGGGAAGGAAGGTGCCGAAAGTACATCAACAACCACCACGGAATCCAATTCCAACTCCATGAACCCATTCAAATGGGGTAAGGGGGAAAATAAAAGCAAGGGAAGTAAGGAAAACAAGGAAAGTAAGGAAGCCAAAGAAGGTACGGAAAGCATAAGTGAGTCAGGTGGTGACGCGTCACCCGATGGTCCAGGttcaaagaagaagaaaaaggcgGCTATGCCCAAATTTTTTATGTTTATGGGGAATAATAAGAATCCTAAAAATCTACCGCAAAAGAATTCCTAAGTCTTTGAAGTGGAGAGTTAGTTTGTTCATTTTTAGAAAGTGTAATGTAAATGACTTACCTTTGTCCATCATGTTTGTATCATAACGTTCGTTATATTTGCTAGTTCTAAATGATTTGAAGATACATCACCAAAAGTAGTAGGAGGATATTTTACAAGTTCAATTGGATTATATTTGTCAACGAGCTATGAGGTGACATGGTGGGATTTGATATAAAACCACTAACCATTATCAAAGACATTTTGAAGCTCCAAATTCAGAACTATTTTATATCATTGATAACCATTACATTGTATTTTGGTAACTTGTGATATGATTATGGTCTAAAAGGTAGGAGGGTGCAATAAGTAAGTGTCTACATATGCTGAAAGGCCAAAAGGACCAAAATAGATTACAGCTACAGCTTTTGAGGACAAACTAGAAGACAACTTCAAACTTCAAACTTCAAATCCAACCCTGAATCCCTTAACGGCTTTGAAAAATTAGAAATGAATTAGAGAAAGTCATGGATGATGCAGAAAATTTTCCCCTGTACTGTCAAATTTCCATTATTGACCTCCAAAAAAACCTTTTTAACCTGCAATACCatcaaaacccaacatttaaGGCATACTATCATCTCATGTCCTGTGTAACAAATGGGCCCACATTGGTTGATGAGATAGATGGTTTTACCGATTACAAACTGTCTGTTATGCATTTCGTTCAATATTCTTTCCATGAAGTGGGACCCCGGGCCCATATATCAATCGACAACGGTCATTAAATGAACCAACTAGTCGAGACACCACTTCTTTAAAAAACATGGATGCCATCTGTTGTTGTACATCACAATTCACAATTCACAACCACAaatcattataaaaaaaattcatatatttcaaCCAAAGCAATATTAAAATGATAAATGATGCTTACCTGTGAGTATAAGGGTGATTGGAACTTAAAATCCACAAAGAAATGAAGGTCACATGTTCCTGGAATGGGTCCCGGGTTGAACTCCCATATGTTTATTAAATGATCAAAAAGGCTGCTTTGTGATGAAGTTGTCTGTaatcaaacaaaaacaaacacacACCAAATTGCATTAGTGTTTGACTAAATACAGAAAGAACGACTTAATAAAGAAAGTGAAAGTGAAGTACATGACTTGATTCTAACATAATACATGTGCTAAGCTTATAAACATTACCTTTATCATTTTAGGCTTTACCAATTGCACATGAGACACATAGCTTTCAACAAGAAATTTGAAGCCAATCTCCAATTCAGCATCAAAAGCTGAGTCTGAATGACGTTGAACTATATCAGATCTCTTACACCATGGAAGAAAATCTTGATACATATCAACAGCAGCAACCACTGCAAATAGCTGCTCTGGAGAATacctgaaagaaaaaaaaaaaaaaaaaagttctatTAGTTCATTcaaataatcaagaaagaaagaaaaaagaaaaatcataaattaccCCATAATACGTTTCTCTTCATGAACTTTTGAAAGAACATTACTTCCTTCATCTCCATCGCCACAGCCAAGAAATCCCCTTCTTTGAATAACAACACCAGAAGACATATTTTGTAACAAGGGAGTGTGTTTATCCTTATGAATACTACTAACTATTTGACAGGAAGATGGAAATGTTTCTACATTTCCAATGCTGCTGCGAAAACACCGACTTTGAGGATGATTTTCCACTTCAGGGTTGTTTTGTAAACATCTCATTAACTGTTTGACACCATTTTTGCGTGTAATCAACTGCCCCACTGCCTTTGAAGTTGAACCTAACGATGGCATGGCAATAAAGCAGCAACACAGAGCAACTGTACAACAAAAGAATAGTTATCATATCCATGTAATGAGGTGTAACATCCAGTATCAATCACAAAGACACCATTGTTTTGATTCCTTCAAAGAACCAGGGATAAAATTTTCTGGAGAACACAGATGCAGAAGCATACTTATGGACAGgatatatatcatatatgtatcAGTATCTccttaaacaaaacacataatcaatcttAACCGTTTCAGAGAAAAGATAAATTGTTTTGGCAACGTTGATATTGTCATCAAGTAAGATAATCAAGCGGATGAACAGACAAGTAACAGAATTGAAGATTACCAACTAGTTAGTCCCTAACATTATCATTTGTTTGCCCTAATAGCAATCGACTCTCAAGTTTGGTTTCAAGTTACATGAGAAAAATACAAGAGGTGTGGTACAATAAAGATGGATTAAATTACGAGAAATAAATAGTAGTGGTACCTTCAAATCGGATGATAAAATAAGCGCGTTTGGATCCGTAAGAATTTGCAGTGAGAATGGAGGGAGACGAAAGGCTAGTAGTAATCACGTATGAATTCAAGGGAGATTCGACCGATTAGGGCGGCGTTCCTAACCAATTTCACTTATTTCATCGGAGAAGAAGGCGTTTGGAGGCGgtgatggaaaaaaaaaaaaaaaaaaaacggcagTCTGTAAGGGAGGTGGGGGTGGTTTGACGGTGTTGGAATGCGTTCTCAATGTTAAAATCCAGAATATGAGTATAGCCTTTGCGGTGGTTCATacgattttttttacttttttttaatcttattttaaacaaaagtccaaaacaattaattttttattatttagatATATTCATTAATTTGGTTGACCATGACCAACAAATAATTGTTGGGTCTCCAAAATTATCATAGTGactattaaaataaaattaaataaaatacttttatagGTTTAAGTTTAACGACtttaaactcaaaaaaaaaaaaaaaaaaaaaaaaaaaaaaaaaaaaaaaaaaaaaaaacttattaagAAAACATAGGTGAATAGCAATTTCACATGTATAACCTTTAAAAATCATTGGTTTTTATCAAAAACAAAAGTTATGACAATATTTAATATATGTACTTAAGAAAATACAAAATCACAGGTTGTAAAAATGCaaagaggatatatatatatatatatatatatatatatatatatatatatatatatatatatatatatatatatatatatatatatatatatatatatatatatatatattcaagtattttaactaagtattgtgttattgtatgaataaatatgggtaaatcaaaattaaataattaaataaataaataagggtaatttagtcattTGTTTAATAACTTCAAAAAATAATCTCTATAATTATGGTATCTCTCCAGTTTAAATCTCGTTCCCCTCTTTATCTAAAAACCGATTCTGAAAACACTAAATTGAACAAATCGACACCAGCGACCCTTTGTGGGGCTGCCCTTCATCGTCTTCTTCATAGAGCGGTATTATGCCTAAGCGCGATTtctgtggttttttttttttcaataagaaCCGATTTCTGCAAAGGGCATTTCCGGGACATTTCGATCGATCGCAAGGGGGGCTGCGAAGGCGACTTTGGTCCTCGTCTTGGCATCATCAGGTCAAAAGACATCGATTAAAGGAGGTCATGGGGTGGTGAAAATGAGCAACGATTGGGGAAATCGAAGGCAGCTTATGCCACCGATGATCGTCGCAACTAGGGGCTTCTTCGTCAGCTTCCTAGTtgatttcatcttttattttttctCTTTCCCTTTTTTTTGTTCCAGCAATCTCTAGTTGTTCTTGTTTAGGTTAATTTGAAAGAAATCGAGGTAGGAAGGGATGGTTGGAAGGTGGTTCGGTGGAGGCAGGGAAGAAGAACCGAAATTAGATGGGTGTTTGGATTGACGCTGCGAAATCAATGGGCAAGCAGAAGAAGAAACAAAGGGTTGTTGTTGGCTGGATAATCACAGGTTTCTATAATCTTCTTTCTTATTTTGATTGATTTATTGTAAATCAATGAAGTTTAATCGATAGGTTTATATGAGTTTTGGGTTTGATCGGTTGAACACAAATCATGGTTGTTTTGGTTGCTTATTTGACAGATGAATGCTTCAATTGAATTGAAAGTTGTTTTCATGCACACCAAGCGCTCGCTAAAACGATTCAATTGAATGGTATT is a window of Lactuca sativa cultivar Salinas chromosome 1, Lsat_Salinas_v11, whole genome shotgun sequence DNA encoding:
- the LOC111876187 gene encoding uncharacterized protein LOC111876187, whose amino-acid sequence is MPSLGSTSKAVGQLITRKNGVKQLMRCLQNNPEVENHPQSRCFRSSIGNVETFPSSCQIVSSIHKDKHTPLLQNMSSGVVIQRRGFLGCGDGDEGSNVLSKVHEEKRIMGYSPEQLFAVVAAVDMYQDFLPWCKRSDIVQRHSDSAFDAELEIGFKFLVESYVSHVQLVKPKMIKTTSSQSSLFDHLINIWEFNPGPIPGTCDLHFFVDFKFQSPLYSQMASMFFKEVVSRLVGSFNDRCRLIYGPGVPLHGKNIERNA
- the LOC111876186 gene encoding protein WEAK CHLOROPLAST MOVEMENT UNDER BLUE LIGHT-like 1 gives rise to the protein MDEERAREDYQFGSVDKRLQEIADQSSSGEDTFLSPDSSSGRMKAEYIEHLNDVSPGNSYASSPKAINYGSSPPKANNYASSPPKANNYGSSSPKGGDVYGSSLKANNYGSSSPKPNHHASSPKGNNYASSSSKANNYGSSPKGNNHGSSPKANKGGPGSSPKANKDGSNKPLDQPDSKAGQVAAHIDREKPFESVKEAVSMFGVIVDWKAHRAQTNERRIYIEQELEKARQEIPAFKKKSEEAEKAKYQALRELDCTKRLIEELKLNLERAQTEERQAKQDSELAQLRVTEMEQGYTDESCVAAKTQLEVAKARHQAAAADLIKARNDLSEIRRDFAVLITERDAAIQRAQESVSAAKEAERSVEDLTIQLITTKEAIESTHASHLEAEEHRYAEAILHDQDALNWDKEFKRSEEELEKVQQQIVLAKDLKTKLESSSVLLYKLKEQLAVYMQGNNSLGELNSDSNSNSNSDSSFTRIDIQSGIALAKKNLEEVNQNIEKTKEEIMDLKNATDSLTAELETEKATLTQVRKQKGLGAGAVSSLESELKRTRTELEEIRKKEKETQEKLTELPKQLKKVTEDAERAKSLTEGARRVLKKAKESTDQTKSEANTMSTKLAAAQKEIEAARAAEKLALGAISALQESESSRALKFDDQKDGVTITLEEYYSLSKKGHDAEEAADKRVADAMAQIEEAKDSEMQSLNKLTQLNSELASRKEALNVALEKAELAKESKLNIEEELKKRKGETEQKAKKETSHGGFFRGSKDKDKDKDKDKDKENGNPDPNSTAGSTSNLNLKLNVNIASSLKSRFGAKRGENKDNKSKDSKSKESTSATTTTPADSNSTSTATATATTTSTTTSSSINLFKWGKAEREKRKENKENKDNKDNKENAESTTATDSNTNTNTNTNSNSSSMNPFKWGKGENKENKSKENKEGKEGTEGTAAATTTESNSNSNSMNPFKWGKGESKENKNKESKEGKEGKEGAESTSTTATTESNSNSNSMNPFKWGKGESKENKNKESKEGKEGAESTSTTTTESNSNSMNPFKWGKGENKSKGSKENKESKEAKEGTESISESGGDASPDGPGSKKKKKAAMPKFFMFMGNNKNPKNLPQKNS